A part of Rhodamnia argentea isolate NSW1041297 chromosome 8, ASM2092103v1, whole genome shotgun sequence genomic DNA contains:
- the LOC115748140 gene encoding arginyl-tRNA--protein transferase 2 isoform X2 produces MAGNYRNEASSSGGGGGNGGGGGGGRGETVVVDYGRRRSSCGYCRSPIGSSVSHGLWAQSLTVDDYQDLLDRGWRRSGSFLYKPDMSSTCCPSYTIRLKAADFSPSKEQNRVCRRMERFLDGTLNTGAKYELSEDLSTSKVTCDCECHGRSSLATVEPSVGKEGDKNEPEQFMYYLSDAIDKAVHTCIESEMFPANLQLPKASVKGVSPTKKKKLVKGLENLLYTSNIAFQLAAAIKRARSEEKDEKQSKFSGNLAKDQLPSELLPQTIGEKLAQSLSEMGEISGLLIQACDGHLNFYSIAEHTSADKAGQEKCLSKESSARSGNKRRCLVRCCSCCAGKRRKLEILLKRSTFEPEEFELYRRYQLKVHNDNPDHVTESAYRRFLVDTPLVFVPPSGDGLVPPCGFGSFHQTYVIDGRLVAVGVVDILPKCLSSKYLFWDPDFAFLSLGKYSALQEISWVKENRVHCPSLQYYYLGYYIHSCSKMRYKAAYHPSELLCPLRYQWVPFNVAKPLLDRSKYVVLSDYKDQDEKPLLPPVSDCISEHQPDESEHKDLNDLLVEDEGMFDLDDEESDVSGVSPEIQGSARDLWS; encoded by the exons ATGGCGGGCAATTATCGCAACGAGGCGAGCAGcagcggcggcggaggcggaaacggcggcggcggcggcggcggcagagGAGAGACGGTCGTCGTGGATTACGGCCGGCGGAGAAGCTCTTGCGGATACTGCAGATCTCCCATTGGGTCCAGCGTTTCTCACG GCTTGTGGGCGCAGAGCCTAACCGTGGATGACTATCAAG ATCTCCTTGATCGAGGATGGAGGAGATCTGGCTCTTTCCTTTACAAGCCTGATATGAGTAGCACGTGTTGCCCTTCTTATACTATCCGCCTAAAAGCAGCAGACTTTTCTCCTTCCAAGGAGCAAAATCGAGTATGCAGACGGATGGAAAG GTTTTTGGATGGTACACTCAACACCGGAGCCAAGTATGAACTCTCGGAGGATTTAAGTACTTCTAAAGTGACATGTGATTGTGAATGTCATGGAAGGTCAAGCTTGGCAACAGTTGAACCTTCTGTGGGCAAGGAGGGGGACAAGAATGAGCCAGAACAATTTATGTATTACTTGTCTGATGCAATTGATAAGGCAGTGCATACATGCATTGAAAGTGAGATGTTTCCTGCCAATCTTCAATTACCTAAAGCTTCTGTCAAAGGAGTCTCCccgaccaaaaagaagaagctagTCAAAGGATTAGAAAATCTCTTGTATACCAGTAACATTGCTTTCCAATTGGCTGCCGCTATAAAGCGTGCACGATCagaagaaaaggatgaaaaacaGTCAAAATTCTCTGGAAATTTGGCAAAAGACCAGCTGCCTTCTGAGTTGCTTCCTCAGACTATTGGAGAAAAGTTGGCGCAGTCATTGTCTGAGATGGGTGAAATATCTGGCCTCTTGATCCAAGCATGTGACGGACATCTTAACTTTTATTCTATTGCAGAGCACACTTCAGCAGATAAGGCTGGCCAAGAAAAGTGTCTCTCTAAAGAATCTTCAGCAAGAAGTGGAAACAAGAGAAGATGTTTGGTGAGGTGCTGTAGCTGTTGTGCAGGAAAAAGGCGGAAGCTTGAGATTCTTCTGAAAAGATCCACTTTTGAGCCTGAAGAATTTGAGCTGTACAGACGATATCAGTTGAAAGTGCACAATGACAATCCAGACCATGTCACAGAGAGTGCGTACAGGAGATTTTTGGTTGACACACCATTGGTTTTTGTTCCCCCTTCTGGTGATGGTTTAGTTCCTCCCTGCGGTTTTGGGTCTTTCCATCAGACATATGTTATTGATGGCCGATTAGTTGCTGTTGGTGTGGTGGATATCCTTCCTAAATGCTTGTcaagtaaatatttattttgggaCCCTGACTTtgcctttctttctttgggAAAATATTCGGCTTTGCAAGAAATATCTTGGGTGAAGGAGAATCGAGTTCACTGCCCCAGTCTTCAGTATTATTACCTTGGCTATTACATTCATTCATGCAGCAAGATGAGATATAAAGCAGCGTATCATCCATCTGAGCTTCTATGTCCCCTCCGTTACCA GTGGGTTCCCTTCAACGTTGCAAAGCCTCTGCTTGATAGAAGTAAGTATGTTGTCCTGTCAGATTATAAAGACCAAGATGAAAAGCCGTTGCTGCCTCCAGTTTCTGATTGTATCAGTGAACATCAGCCTGACGAAAGTGAGCATAAGGACTTGAATGATCTTTTAGTTGAAGACGAAGGGATGTTTGACCTTGATGACGAAGAGTCTGAT GTTTCAGGGGTCTCGCCTGAGATACAAG GATCTGCAAGGGACCTTTGGTCTTAG
- the LOC115748140 gene encoding arginyl-tRNA--protein transferase 2 isoform X1, translating to MAGNYRNEASSSGGGGGNGGGGGGGRGETVVVDYGRRRSSCGYCRSPIGSSVSHGLWAQSLTVDDYQDLLDRGWRRSGSFLYKPDMSSTCCPSYTIRLKAADFSPSKEQNRVCRRMERFLDGTLNTGAKYELSEDLSTSKVTCDCECHGRSSLATVEPSVGKEGDKNEPEQFMYYLSDAIDKAVHTCIESEMFPANLQLPKASVKGVSPTKKKKLVKGLENLLYTSNIAFQLAAAIKRARSEEKDEKQSKFSGNLAKDQLPSELLPQTIGEKLAQSLSEMGEISGLLIQACDGHLNFYSIAEHTSADKAGQEKCLSKESSARSGNKRRCLVRCCSCCAGKRRKLEILLKRSTFEPEEFELYRRYQLKVHNDNPDHVTESAYRRFLVDTPLVFVPPSGDGLVPPCGFGSFHQTYVIDGRLVAVGVVDILPKCLSSKYLFWDPDFAFLSLGKYSALQEISWVKENRVHCPSLQYYYLGYYIHSCSKMRYKAAYHPSELLCPLRYQWVPFNVAKPLLDRSKYVVLSDYKDQDEKPLLPPVSDCISEHQPDESEHKDLNDLLVEDEGMFDLDDEESDVESESESFNVELSETEDKNIGNTLIGFQGSRLRYKDLQGTFGLRNLEAQVRRYMRVVGRELSERMVYSLE from the exons ATGGCGGGCAATTATCGCAACGAGGCGAGCAGcagcggcggcggaggcggaaacggcggcggcggcggcggcggcagagGAGAGACGGTCGTCGTGGATTACGGCCGGCGGAGAAGCTCTTGCGGATACTGCAGATCTCCCATTGGGTCCAGCGTTTCTCACG GCTTGTGGGCGCAGAGCCTAACCGTGGATGACTATCAAG ATCTCCTTGATCGAGGATGGAGGAGATCTGGCTCTTTCCTTTACAAGCCTGATATGAGTAGCACGTGTTGCCCTTCTTATACTATCCGCCTAAAAGCAGCAGACTTTTCTCCTTCCAAGGAGCAAAATCGAGTATGCAGACGGATGGAAAG GTTTTTGGATGGTACACTCAACACCGGAGCCAAGTATGAACTCTCGGAGGATTTAAGTACTTCTAAAGTGACATGTGATTGTGAATGTCATGGAAGGTCAAGCTTGGCAACAGTTGAACCTTCTGTGGGCAAGGAGGGGGACAAGAATGAGCCAGAACAATTTATGTATTACTTGTCTGATGCAATTGATAAGGCAGTGCATACATGCATTGAAAGTGAGATGTTTCCTGCCAATCTTCAATTACCTAAAGCTTCTGTCAAAGGAGTCTCCccgaccaaaaagaagaagctagTCAAAGGATTAGAAAATCTCTTGTATACCAGTAACATTGCTTTCCAATTGGCTGCCGCTATAAAGCGTGCACGATCagaagaaaaggatgaaaaacaGTCAAAATTCTCTGGAAATTTGGCAAAAGACCAGCTGCCTTCTGAGTTGCTTCCTCAGACTATTGGAGAAAAGTTGGCGCAGTCATTGTCTGAGATGGGTGAAATATCTGGCCTCTTGATCCAAGCATGTGACGGACATCTTAACTTTTATTCTATTGCAGAGCACACTTCAGCAGATAAGGCTGGCCAAGAAAAGTGTCTCTCTAAAGAATCTTCAGCAAGAAGTGGAAACAAGAGAAGATGTTTGGTGAGGTGCTGTAGCTGTTGTGCAGGAAAAAGGCGGAAGCTTGAGATTCTTCTGAAAAGATCCACTTTTGAGCCTGAAGAATTTGAGCTGTACAGACGATATCAGTTGAAAGTGCACAATGACAATCCAGACCATGTCACAGAGAGTGCGTACAGGAGATTTTTGGTTGACACACCATTGGTTTTTGTTCCCCCTTCTGGTGATGGTTTAGTTCCTCCCTGCGGTTTTGGGTCTTTCCATCAGACATATGTTATTGATGGCCGATTAGTTGCTGTTGGTGTGGTGGATATCCTTCCTAAATGCTTGTcaagtaaatatttattttgggaCCCTGACTTtgcctttctttctttgggAAAATATTCGGCTTTGCAAGAAATATCTTGGGTGAAGGAGAATCGAGTTCACTGCCCCAGTCTTCAGTATTATTACCTTGGCTATTACATTCATTCATGCAGCAAGATGAGATATAAAGCAGCGTATCATCCATCTGAGCTTCTATGTCCCCTCCGTTACCA GTGGGTTCCCTTCAACGTTGCAAAGCCTCTGCTTGATAGAAGTAAGTATGTTGTCCTGTCAGATTATAAAGACCAAGATGAAAAGCCGTTGCTGCCTCCAGTTTCTGATTGTATCAGTGAACATCAGCCTGACGAAAGTGAGCATAAGGACTTGAATGATCTTTTAGTTGAAGACGAAGGGATGTTTGACCTTGATGACGAAGAGTCTGATGTTGAATCAGAAAGTGAAAGCTTTAATGTGGAACTCTCTgaaacagaggataaaaatattggaaatacTCTAATAGGGTTTCAGGGGTCTCGCCTGAGATACAAG GATCTGCAAGGGACCTTTGGTCTTAGAAACCTGGAAGCCCAAGTGCGTCGGTACATGAGGGTGGTTGGTCGAGAGTTGTCTGAGCGAATGGTCTATTCACTTGAGTGA
- the LOC115748179 gene encoding protein yippee-like, whose amino-acid sequence MGRVFVVTLEGKIYSCRHCKTHLAIGEDIVSKSFHCRHGRAYLFNKVVNVSTGEREERMMMTGMHTVADIFCVVCGAIVGWKYETAHEKSQKYKEGKSVLERIKLVGPDGSNYWATHEAHIIGGSDADDV is encoded by the exons ATGGGGAGAGTATTTGTGGTGACTCTCGAAGGGAAGATCTACAGTTGTAGGCACTGCAAGACCCACCTCGCGATTGGCGAAGACATCGTTTCCAAG TCTTTCCACTGCAGGCATGGGAGAGCTTACCTCTTCAACAAGGT AGTGAATGTGTCTACTggtgagagagaagagagaatgatGATGACTGGGATGCACACTGTCGCTGACATTTTCTGCGTTGTTTGTGGAGCAATTGTTGGGTGGAAATAT GAGACTGCTCACGAAAAGAGTCAGAAGtacaaagaaggaaaatctgTTCTCGAGCG GATTAAGTTGGTTGGTCCTGATGGAAGCAATTACTGGGCCACTCATGAAGCACATATCATCGGGGGTAGCGACGCTGATGACGTCTGA
- the LOC115748203 gene encoding clathrin light chain 2, which translates to MSSFSQLDDDSVLSPGFESYTAHHFAEDNNGSYASGDGFFSDQAPAAPPVYAAVGEFSTEPESEGFDGQFGGADGPVLPPAMEMQPEEGFALREWRRQNAVRLEEKEKIEKELLNQIIDEADDYIIEFYRKRTITCENNKTANREKEKLFLASLDKFHTEADKNYWKATAELIPNEVASIETKRGKKDQEKKPSVAVVRGPKPGKPTELSRMRQILLKLKHSAPSHLKLCPPLPPTSDDSKVSGALVADASEKVATASVVTPEAVAAA; encoded by the exons ATGTCCTCCTTCTCTCAACTCGACGATGACTCGGTCCTCTCCCCGGGATTCGAATCCTACACGGCGCACCATTTCGCCGAGGATAATAACGGCTCCTACGCTTCCGGGGATGGTTTTTTCTCGGACCAGGCGCCGGCCGCTCCCCCGGTCTACGCCGCGGTCGGGGAGTTCTCGACGGAGCCGGAAAGCGAGGGATTCGACGGGCAGTTTGGGGGTGCGGACGGCCCGGTTTTGCCGCCCGCGATGGAGATGCAGCCTGAGGAAGGATTTGCTTTGAGAGAATGGAGGAG ACAGAATGCAGTTCGATtggaagagaaggagaagattgaGAAAGAGCTACTGAACCAAATAATCGATGAAGCAGATGATTATATAATTGAGTTCTACAGGAAAAGGACCATAACCTGTGAGAACAACAAGACAGCCAACAGGGAAAAGGAGAAG TTGTTTTTGGCCAGCCTAGATAAGTTCCACACTGAGGCTGACAAGAACTATTGGAAGGCGACTGCAGAGCTTATCCCTAATGAAGTTGCCTCCATAGAAACTAAGAGAGGAAAGAAGGATCAAGAGAAGAAGCCCTCCGTTGCTGTTGTCCGCGGCCCGAAACCAGGAAAACCAACTGAACTTTCAAGGATGCGACAGATTCTCTTGAAGTTGAAGCACAGCGCTCCGTCCCACCTGAAGCTTTGTCCACCATTGCCACCCACCTCTGATGACTCTAAAGTCAGTGGTGCCTTGGTGGCTGATGCTTCCGAAAAGGTGGCAACTGCTTCGGTGGTGACCCCTGAAGCTGTTGCCGCTGCTTGA